One window from the genome of Pirellulales bacterium encodes:
- a CDS encoding phosphatase PAP2 family protein — protein sequence MRRLAAPGFFTVLGFAALAIDLPLARWISTQPLPGFLEKTCGLAEVFGHGLGVAAILVTVWVLGPHLRSRLPRVICCAFLAGLIADGMKLLLSRSRPYKTDFASITSVWETFQHWFPFVSAGSGQQSFLSAHTATAVGLALGLSWLLPRGKWLFAFFALLVALQRIAGTDHFASDTLWGAALGWLVAAAFLPGGWLAARFDRLEHPLSAAW from the coding sequence ATGCGGCGCCTTGCTGCACCTGGATTTTTCACCGTGCTGGGATTTGCGGCGCTGGCAATCGATCTTCCACTGGCACGATGGATTAGCACGCAACCCCTTCCAGGCTTTTTGGAAAAGACTTGCGGTCTAGCCGAAGTGTTTGGCCACGGTCTGGGGGTGGCCGCAATTTTGGTTACGGTGTGGGTCTTGGGACCTCATCTGCGCAGCCGCTTGCCACGGGTCATTTGTTGTGCGTTTTTGGCAGGACTTATCGCAGACGGCATGAAATTACTGTTGTCACGAAGCCGACCATACAAAACCGATTTTGCTTCGATAACCAGCGTGTGGGAAACTTTCCAGCACTGGTTTCCATTTGTTTCCGCCGGCAGTGGGCAACAAAGCTTTCTCTCGGCGCACACCGCCACAGCCGTTGGATTGGCGCTGGGACTTTCGTGGCTTTTGCCCCGGGGCAAGTGGCTGTTTGCTTTTTTTGCTCTGCTCGTTGCATTGCAGCGGATAGCAGGGACAGATCACTTTGCCAGCGATACGCTATGGGGCGCAGCCTTAGGCTGGCTGGTGGCCGCTGCATTCTTACCCGGCGGGTGGCTAGCGGCGCGATTCGATCGGCTGGAACACCCATTGTCTGCTGCTTGGTGA